A stretch of the Nicotiana tabacum cultivar K326 chromosome 6, ASM71507v2, whole genome shotgun sequence genome encodes the following:
- the LOC107815926 gene encoding uncharacterized protein LOC107815926, with protein sequence MGKSVLSPNRIQDFARIISSSNNRIHGPTQVKPPASRIRSVPSAKSRAVVGGDSSERRLKLRTKNMEEASSNSNSNTSSSNQQRQRVPLADVVADCVKRWFQDTLKEAKAGDISMQVLVGQMYYSGYGISRDAQKGRAWINRASKSRSSAWKVSDKRPGYNASDSDSDDTVEDAK encoded by the exons ATGGGGAAATCGGTTCTTTCGCCAAATAGAATCCAAGATTTTGCCAGAATTATCAGCAGCTCCAATAACAGGATCCACGGCCCGACCCAAGTCAAACCACCCGCATCCAGAATTAGGTCAGTTCCATCCGCAAAGTCCAGGGCGGTGGTCGGCGGCGATTCATCGGAGCGGCGGCTAAAGTTGAGGACGAAGAACATGGAAGAAGCAAGCTCTAACTCCAATTCGAATACTTCTTCGTCGAACCAACAGCGGCAACGGGTACCCCTTGCTGACGTGGTAGCTGACTGTGTGAAGCGGTGGTTCCAGGATACTCTCAAGGAGGCTAAAGCCGGTGACATTAGCATGCAGGTCCTTGTTGGTCAGATGTATTATAGTGGCTATGGTATTTCCAGAGATGCACAGAAG GGAAGAGCTTGGATTAACCGAGCTTCAAAGAGTCGGTCATCAGCGTGGAAAGTGAGTGATAAACGCCCAG gctATAATGCTAGTGATTCTGATTCTGATGATACTGTGGAGGACGCAAAGTAA
- the LOC142181955 gene encoding uncharacterized protein LOC142181955, with protein MHNAWKKYQEMLTLNEAMSTRMTVVLSIEYLHTVNYGERHYTVCLLERKCFCGRFQVDELLCIHAWAVLKSKFLMLEDYCSNYYKPNSVVMTYDVPVIPLPDRNDWNIPAHVAEEVVLPPKWKRPPEGQRRSAINLSVNCCSRKINIHIAYVGKEDITNERVEMLHQHLQLPRYIYSNIYS; from the exons ATGCACAACGCTTGGAAAAAATACCAGGAGATGCTGACTTTGAATGAGGCAATGTCTACACGCATGACT GTGGTACTATCGATTGAATACTTACATACGGTTAACTATGGAGAGAGACATTACACTGTCTGCCTGTTAGAGAGAAAATGCTTTTGTGGGAGGTTCCAAGTTGATGAATTATTATGCATACATGCTTGGGCTGTACTGAAGAGCAAGTTTCTAATGCTAGAAGATTATTGCTCTAACTATTACAAACCAAATTCTGTTGTAATGACATACGATGTGCCTGTTATCCCGCTACCGGACAGAAATGACTGGAATATACCAGCACATGTTGCAGAGGAAGTTGTATTACCACCCAAATGGAAAAGACCTCCGGAAGGCCAAAGAAGAAGTGCGATAAACCTTTCAGTGAATTGCTGCAGCCGAAAAATCAACATTCATATAGCATATGTCGGCAAGGAAGACATAACAAACGAACGTGTAGAAATGCTCCAC CAACATTTACAGTTGCCAAGGTACATTTACAGCAACATTTACAGTTGA
- the LOC107815925 gene encoding uncharacterized protein LOC107815925, translated as MDAQKKYYMIAGMHLAMQVWFYECCSNVDPKIALRVDNVVPRILNWRTTGNQPNFAYLMNGMFNDNGNMIVYKDIHPTDIELAVIQIPPVGVAVENSPTPTHSDKSAEDSDDFSPTPDLQCKKKHAASVGPSSSPPHKKRKEQIIHPSNIENKSKIPPVGVTEIAQNVLQHNKLADSKNNEVSSLRKDLNSFKEYVVGEFKSLRSLINDNFKKLSDHLQDNQQKESLHQRKETTGRRDDGIEMPYDANLKDIPKGHRQTDTVVGDNVENIMVNALCVESRVEGNTTSEVPCNIPPIGQDGASTDYYVSQFELDDKFLPSQIPEIRIVIHNSAKKVESTPVPSHRNRRPSRWYSSPYESNFDSAEVIWKIITRRTSQHFIYH; from the exons ATGGATGCTCAGAAGAAGTACTACAtgatagctgggatgcacctagctATGCAAGTGTGGTTTTATGAGTGCTGTTCAAATGTTGATCCCAAAATTGCTCTCCGAGTTGATAACGTGGTCCCCAGAATACTCAATTGGAGAACCACCGGAAATCAGCCAAACTTTGCTTATCTGATGAACGGCATGTTCAATGATAATGGAAACATG ATTGTTTACAAGGACATCCACCCGACCGATATAGAGCTTGCTGTTATTCAGATTCCTCCAGTAGGCGTTGCTGTTGAGAACAGTCCTACTCCTACTCATTCAGACAAGTCGGCAGAGGATTCAGATGACTTTTCTCCGACACCTGATCTTCAGTGTAAGAAGAAACATGCTGCAAGTGTTGGTCCATCTTCATCACCGCCCCATAAAAAGCGCAAGGAACAGATTATTCATCCCTCAAATATAGAGAATAAATCCAAGATTCCTCCTGTTGGTGTAACTGAAATTGCACAAAATGTTTTACAACACAATAAGCTGGCAGATTCCAAAAATaatgaagtatcttctttgaggAAAGATCTAAATTCATTCAAAGAATAC GTTGTGGGCGAGTTCAAGTCTTTGAGATCATTGATAAATGATAACTTTAAGAAGCTTTCTGACCATCTTCAAGACAATCAACAAAAAGAAAGCTTACACCAGAGAAAGGAAACCACAGGGAGACGTGATGATGGTATTGAAATGCCATATGATGCCAACTTGAAAGATATTCCAAAAGGTCACAGACAGACTGATACAGTTGTCGGGGATAATGTTGAG AATATAATGGTTAATGCTCTTTGTGTGGAGTCAAGAGTGGAGGGGAATACTACATCAGAGGTGCCGTGCAACATACCACCTATAGGCCAAGATGGTGCATCTACAGATTACTATGTATCTCAATTTGAGCTGGACGACAAGTTTCTTCCCAGTCAAATTCCAGAAATTAGAATTGTGATACACAACAGTGCAAAAAAAGTTGAATCAACCCCAGTACCATCTCATAGGAATCGTCGACCAAGTAGATGGTATTCTTCGCCTTACGAGTCTAACTTCGACTCCGCAG AAGTAATTTGGAAGATCATTACAAGAAGAACAAGTCAACACTTCATATACCATTGA
- the LOC107815927 gene encoding staphylococcal-like nuclease CAN2, with the protein MGNALRFLYGHCCKPSADSDSLGHHGVTHTTVGVSALAHDLYNFEITSQVPQGLSKHVVSSKKAQANWYKKLSDAWRETKPPPKTPENASRLVIQTLKRHQKADVEGLLAFYGLPLPHSLVELSSDGAPPSHPQGLKFELHTLPVDAKAVADGDTVTVYVSTTDPRESSCLPRDVQVAAVQRSKARAQKNYPKADELHKQIIDSGYRVIPVNNEGVLARKYRIRLRGIDAPESAMPYGKEAKEELTKVVQGKSLRVLIFEEDHYGRCVGDIYCNGIFVQEVMLKKGLAWHYTAYDKRPELEKWEKEARANRIGLWAARNPEMPWEWRKQKRENQRS; encoded by the exons ATGGGAAACGCTCTAAGATTCTTGTATGGTCATTGCTGCAAACCTTCAGCAGATTCTGACTCCCTCGGCCATCACGGTGTGACACATACCACCGTCGGCGTTTCAGCTCTAGCACACGATCTCTACAACTTTGAGATCACCTCCCag GTTCCTCAAGGACTGAGTAAGCATGTTGTCTCATCCAAGAAGGCTCAAGCTAACTG GTATAAGAAACTTTCAGACGCATGGAGAGAAACAAAGCCTCCCCCTAAAACACCTGAAAATGCTTCACGGCTTGTCATTCAGACCTTGAAAAGACATCAGAAAGCAGATGTTGAG GGGTTACTGGCTTTCTATGGTCTTCCTCTTCCTCACTCCCTGGTTGAACTGAGCAGCGACGGTGCTCCTCCATCACATCCACAAGGACTCAAGTTCGAATTGCATACTCTCCCT GTGGATGCAAAGGCTGTGGCAGATGGAGATACAGTAACTGTATATGTAAGTACAACAGATCCTAGAGAGTCATCGTGTCTTCCAAGAGATGTGCAAGTTGCGGCAGTCCAAAGATCAAAAGCAAGAGCTCAGAAGAATTATCCCAAAGCAGATGAACTGCACAAACAAATCATAGATTCAGGATATCG AGTGATACCAGTGAACAATGAGGGAGTTCTTGCTCGAAAATATAGGATCAGATTAAG GGGAATAGATGCACCAGAAAGCGCAATGCCATATGGTAAAGAGGCCAAGGAAGAACTAACTAAAGTTGTTCAGGGCAAGAGTTTAAGGGTCTTAATTTTTGAGGAGGATCACTATGGCCGTTGTGTAGGAGATATATACTGCAATGGCATATTTGTGCAG GAAGTGATGCTGAAGAAGGGCTTGGCTTGGCACTATACTGCGTATGACAAGCGTCCAGAGTTAGAAAAG TGGGAGAAAGAAGCTCGAGCAAATCGAATCGGCTTGTGGGCAGCCAGAAATCCTGAAATGCCATGGGAATGGAGGAAGCAGAAACGTGAAAATCAACGTTCTTGA